CTTGTAAGACCTGCAATAACCAGAAGAAGTATTTACTTCCCATAGAATGGGAAGCCTATCTCAGGGACTTTTCGGCTGAAGAATCCACAAAGGAAAAGTATAATTGGAAGGATCAATCAGAGGGTAACCGAGATGGAAGAATGTAAAAATTGCCAATTAGCGATTTACTGCTATACAGACTCAAGCACCTGGACGTTCCGAACCACTCAGGAAATGGAAGAGAAGCAGGAGGCGATGGCCAAATGCTCTTTTCATAAGAAAGCTCAGCAAATCTGTGCCCTAGCCGCTCAAAAATGCACTCAAGGCAATACCGTATGAGCACTTCTGTGGCCTTGGTCATCCGCCATGCCCTCCCCATGAGGACTTGCTTCTCCAGCCGGATCTTTTAAATTTCAACGGCGCCCCACGAAACAAAACCAACCGGGAAGCGCCGCTGCAGAAATGGGAAGGAACCTACTCGAATGCCCGTTTAGGTGAACATATTGATCTTACAGTAGCGAGCATGTTTCAGGTAATCCTCAGCTGTTTGGATTTCCACACCATCGATCAGTTCTTCCGCTGTCATCCCCATCATATCCATCGTCATTTTACACGCAACGAACTTCACTCCTTCCGCTTGCGCCATTTCCAGCAGATCTTCCACGCAGGGAATTTCGGCACCTTCGATCTGCTTTTTCATCATTCTTGTGGCGACGGTTGCCATCCCGGGAATGGCCCCCAGGGTACCCTGAGGAATGAACTTGCACTTGGGGGCTCCCCCCTTGCGAATCACTTCGATTCCCATAAAAGTGTAGAAAACAGTGGCATCCATTCCCAGTCTACGCGCATTGATGGCAAGGATGAGCGCAGGATAAGCCCCATCCAGGGTCCCTCGACTGCAAATGAAAGTACAACTTTCCCTTTCAGGAGCGGGTTGTAATGATTTTTCAATGTTTAAACTCACTACTTCAGACATGTTTTTTCCTCCTACGAGTCGAATGTTTGCATCATCCGGCTTAAATCGTCTCGGTTTCGTTCCATGAATCACAATCTTGGTCAACTGCTGGGTTTGGAATTGAATTCCTTTACACATTCTTCCGCACCCTTCTCAGCACCTCCGACCTGCTGTCGAACGCAGCGTATCACCTTTACCACACTATAATTGGCAATAGCGTAATACACCTGGTTGCCTTCCCGGCGAGAAGAGAGGATTCCCTTGGATTTCATCAAATTCAACTGCTGAGAGGTATAGGGCTGTTGAGTTCCCAGGCTTTGACATAACTCTGAAACCGTCCTCTCTCCCTGCTCCAGCAAATCAATGATTTGCAGGCGTGTGGGATGAGCAACAGTCTTGAGTATATCCGCAGCTCTTTGAAGCTGCTCCGTTTCAAGCACTGTAAGAGAATTTTCAGACACAGGTCAATCCTTCTCCTCTTTATTATCGTTATATTTGATTGTTAGAATATAAGAATATTCTGATATTGTCAATTGCTTTTTTACGATAAAAATTTCTTGGAAAAATCTCACAAGATTGCCGATCGATCCGGAATTTGAAAAACAGGGTAAAAAGGCCTCTTGGTGGAGGATTTGCAACGGCAGGGACCGATTTTGGTAAAGGAACGCGGCAAAATCAGACAGGGGCAAGAATTAGGGAGGGTGTCAAGGTACCCTTAAAAAGCAAAGCTTTTTCGAATCCATTTGCTGAGAATATCGGCATATGAAGGGTCGCATATCAATGTTTTCATTCGCCCGTCCGCATCCTGCTGCATTTTTACCTGTCCCGCAGCCAGCCAATTGATACACTGAGAATATACCTCATATTCAAGCTGCAATCCCCGTTTACGGATCTTTTCAAGATCATCTGCCGGCCAGATGGGATAGACTCCCTGAGCAATGATGGGCCCTGTATCTTCACCCTCATCCGCAAAATGAACCGTGACCCCGCCCCATTTTGCACCATAAGCAAAAGTATCCTCATACCCGTGCTGTCCGGGAAAGGCGGGCAGGAGCGCAGGATGAACGTTCAAAATACGCCATGAGTCTCTTTGATTGTAGTGGCTGATAAAATAGGGTGAGAGCAACCGCATGAACCCCGCCAGGCAGATATAATCTGGATGATATCCGTCCAGCAGCTCCATCATTTCCTTTTCGGCAAACACAAGTCCCGCCAGATGACGCAACCGCTTCAGCGGATCCTTTGTTTTCAGTATCCTTTGCCTGCGGTCCAATTCTTCCAAATCCACAGGCAGGATTTCCTCTAAAAGGTCAAGCTCCCTCGCCCGCTGAAGATGAGCTTTGTAATCCACTACGTGGTGCGGAATGCCGCCTCTTTCGGCGCGCACCAACCCATAAGCATCGGCCCTGTCACTGGTTACAACCACGACCTCCGCAGCAAGTTCTCCTTCGGCAGCACGGTCCAGAAGGGCCTGAAGATTCGTCCCTCCTCCAGAAACCAGAACCGCAAGACGCAGTTTTCGACGTGTGGTATTCATGAAATATTTCTATGGAATGTTGACGGCAGACTGAAACCGCTGCCTCCCGTTTCTTTTAAATTTCAAAGAAGTTACCAGAACGAACTCAAGCTCATTCAAAAAAATTGACGGCATTACGGAAAATGCGAATTCCATCACCTTCCTCGGAAAAATCTCCCCCCCGGCGCCCTACGATCTCCCTTTGCAGGGTCCAGTCGGGATGGTTCGTCCAATGATTGAAGGCTTCAGGATGAGGCATCAGGCCGGCAACACGGCCCGTGGGATCGCAAATTC
This region of Desulforhabdus amnigena genomic DNA includes:
- a CDS encoding DsrE/DsrF/DrsH-like family protein gives rise to the protein MSEVVSLNIEKSLQPAPERESCTFICSRGTLDGAYPALILAINARRLGMDATVFYTFMGIEVIRKGGAPKCKFIPQGTLGAIPGMATVATRMMKKQIEGAEIPCVEDLLEMAQAEGVKFVACKMTMDMMGMTAEELIDGVEIQTAEDYLKHARYCKINMFT
- a CDS encoding ArsR/SmtB family transcription factor — translated: MSENSLTVLETEQLQRAADILKTVAHPTRLQIIDLLEQGERTVSELCQSLGTQQPYTSQQLNLMKSKGILSSRREGNQVYYAIANYSVVKVIRCVRQQVGGAEKGAEECVKEFNSKPSS
- the purN gene encoding phosphoribosylglycinamide formyltransferase; amino-acid sequence: MNTTRRKLRLAVLVSGGGTNLQALLDRAAEGELAAEVVVVTSDRADAYGLVRAERGGIPHHVVDYKAHLQRARELDLLEEILPVDLEELDRRQRILKTKDPLKRLRHLAGLVFAEKEMMELLDGYHPDYICLAGFMRLLSPYFISHYNQRDSWRILNVHPALLPAFPGQHGYEDTFAYGAKWGGVTVHFADEGEDTGPIIAQGVYPIWPADDLEKIRKRGLQLEYEVYSQCINWLAAGQVKMQQDADGRMKTLICDPSYADILSKWIRKSFAF